One genomic window of Conger conger chromosome 7, fConCon1.1, whole genome shotgun sequence includes the following:
- the LOC133133241 gene encoding macrophage colony-stimulating factor 1 receptor-like, with translation MFPALLRVPNVFSVAGRKPPLIRVNLAELKKKEITLQPGNPLYLSCNGIGEVTWKTALWKHKIYVSKNVVKVDKPTWEYTGTYVCAYADDMSVFSEVHVYVKDPQNLFTPVQSVAPVKKEGSSYLLPCRLTDPTATDFSLRMLNGSSAPAGMNYTTDPRKGIEIHNLQHSYGTQYVCSARIAGVEKISGPVLIRVSQRLRQPPYVSLDEKEYVRLVGEELVITCTIYNPNLFYEVTWISSRKTLSPKKTVNNSNDGSTTRSVLTIPRVNMSDTGNLTCMARNEAGVSSSTAHLQVVDRPYIRLYPGPSPGKNGTTIETNEGEDLQLRVRIEAYPKIEVMWDTPKSHNHSVEFHLNKYRYEAALFLKRMQSSYQGQYVLLARSSKVNASITFHVKMFERPSAVLRLENTSTFTCTSFGNPAPRILWYRCSGIRSTCAENETQGAEPLTTAVEPVRHEEYGPAEVTSVLTLPPSRHSTTVECVAINSVGKSQDALVMDVYLKEVWLSKILTPSLAVAAGLLLILTIILLYKYKQKPRYEIRWKIIEASDGNHYTFIDPSQLPYNEKWEFPRDKLKLGKVLGAGAFGKVVEATAYGLGKEDNVQLVAVKMLKPTAHSEEREALICELKILSHLGQHRNIVNLLGACTHGGPVLVITEYCSHGDLLNFLRSRAESFLSFAANMTGTLERSVDSKSDYTNLSAKNPYVRSDSGISSTCSDGYQDMKFVQRLTRSSLDPCGEEAEIQTWPLDINDLLAFSFQVAQGLEFLASKNCIHRDVAARNVLLTDSRIAKICDFGLARDIMNDSNYVVKGNARLPVKWMAPESIFDCVYTVQSDVWSYGILLWEIFSLGKSPYPGVPVDSRFYKMIKDGCQMCQPEFAPAEIYAITKACWNLEPTVRPTFSKIIQNMGQLLHASSEEGYKNILKEARNSKPESCYSCGGGESCDHEDEGQPLMNTNNYQLC, from the exons ATGTTTCCTGCA TTGCTTAGAGTCCCCAATGTCTTTTCTGTGGCAGGCAGGAAACCTCCGTTGATCAGAGTGAATTTGGCTGAGCTCAAGAAGAAGGAGATCACCCTGCAGCCTGGAAACCCTCTGTACCTGAGCTGTAATGGCATCGGTGAGGTCACCTGGAAGACAGCACTGTGGAAACACAAGATTTACGTCTCCAAAAACGTTGTGAAGGTGGATAAACCTACGTGGGAGTACACGGGCACCTACGTTTGTGCATACGCGGATGACATGAGCGTCTTCTCCGAGGTTCATGTTTACGTCAAAG atCCCCAGAACCTCTTCACACCAGTGCAATCTGTCGCTCCAGTGAAAAAAGAGGGCAGTAGCTATCTGTTGCCATGCCGACTGACGGATCCCACTGCGACTGACTTCTCGCTCCGTATGTTGAATGGTAGCTCTGCTCCTGCTGGGATGAACTACACCACCGATCCGAGGAAGGGTATTGAGATCCACAACCTTCAGCACAGCTACGGCACACAATACGTCTGTTCTGCCCGGATCGCAGGAGTGGAGAAGATCTCCGGACCCGTCCTCATAAGAGTATCTCAAA GGTTGCGTCAGCCTCCCTACGTGTCCCTGGATGAAAAGGAATATGTGCGTCTTGTCGGAGAGGAGCTGGTAATCACCTGCACCATCTACAACCCCAACTTATTCTATGAGGTCACCTGGATCTCCTCACGCAAG ACATTAAGCCCCAAAAAAACTGTGAATAATAGTAATGACGGGTCGACCACCAGGAGTGTTTTGACGATACCCAGAGTGAACATGTCTGACACCGGGAATCTAACCTGCATGGCGAGGAATGAGGCAGGCGTCAGCAGTTCCACCGCTCACCTGCAGGTTGTAG ATCGGCCTTACATACGTCTCTATCCCGGGCCATCACCTGGCAAAAACGGGACGACCATTGAGACGAATGAGGGCGAGGACCTACAGCTGAGGGTGCGGATCGAAGCATACCCCAAGATCGAGGTCATGTGGGACACACCCAAATCTCACAACCACTCAGTGGAGTTCCACCTGAATAAATACAG GTACGAAGCAGCCCTGTTTCTGAAGAGGATGCAGTCTAGTTATCAGGGTCAATATGTCCTTCTCGCCAGGAGCTCCAAGGTCAATGCCTCCATTACCTTTCACGTTAAGATGTTCG AGAGGCCAAGTGCAGTGCTGAGATTGGAGAATACCAGCACATTTACCTGCACTTCCTTTGGAAACCCagctcccagaatcctctggTACAGGTGTTCTGGAATCAGAAGCAC GTGCGCTGAGAACGAGACCCAGGGGGCGGAGCCTCTCACGACCGCGGTGGAGCCGGTGCGGCATGAGGAGTACGGTCCGGCGGAGGTGACGAGCGTGCTGACCCTGCCACCGTCCCGTCACAGCACGACCGTGGAGTGCGTGGCCATTAACTCCGTCGGGAAGAGCCAAGACGCCCTCGTCATGGATGTATACCTTAAGG AAGTTTGGCTGTCTAAGATCCTCACGCCATCTCTGGCTGTGGCCGCTGGCCTCCTGCTGATCCTGACGATCATTCTTCTGTACAAGTATAAGCAG AAACCAAGATATGAAATCCGATGGAAGATTATAGAGGCCAGTGACGGCAACCACTACACCTTTATCGACCCCTCCCAACTTCCTTACAACGAGAAATGGGAGTTCCCCAGGGACAAGCTGAAATTAG GGAAGGTGCTGGGAGCAGGAGCTTTTGGGAAAGTGGTGGAAGCCACAGCATACGGCTTGGGAAAGGAAGACAATGTGCAACTTGTCGCAGTAAAGATGCTCAAAC CCACCGCTCATtccgaggagagagaggcattgATCTGTGAGCTGAAAATTCTCAGCCACCTGGGGCAGCACAGGAACATAGTCAACCTCTTGGGCGCCTGCACTCACGGAG GGCCCGTGCTGGTGATCACGGAGTACTGTAGCCACGGCGACCTGCTGAACTTCCTGAGGAGCCGGGCGGAGTCATTCCTGAGCTTCGCTGCGAACATGACGGGCACCCTGGAGAGGAGCGTCGACAGCAAGAGTGACTACACCAACCTCTCTGCCAAAAACCCCTACGTCAGAAG CGACAGTGGAATCTCCTCCACATGCTCAGACGGGTATCAGGACATGAAGTTTGTACAGAGGCTGACACGTTCCTCTCTGG ATCCCTGTGGCGAGGAGGCGGAGATTCAGACCTGGCCCCTCGACATCAACGACCTGCTAGCCTTCTCCTTCCAGGTGGCCCAGGGCCTGGAGTTCCTGGcttccaaaaat TGCATCCACAGGGACGTGGCGGCCAGGAACGTCCTGCTGACGGACTCCCGCATCGCCAAGATCTGCGACTTCGGCCTGGCCCGCGATATTATGAATGACTCCAACTACGTGGTGAAAGGAAAT GCCAGGCTGCCGGTGAAGTGGATGGCACCAGAGAGCATCTTTGACTGCGTCTACACCGTCCAGAGCGACGTCTGGTCCTACGGCATCTTACTGTGGGAGATCTTCTCCCTGG GGAAGAGCCCCTATCCTGGCGTTCCAGTGGACTCCAGGTTTTACAAAATGATAAAAGATGGTTGCCAGATGTGCCAGCCAGAATTTGCCCCTGCAGAGAT ATACGCCATTACCAAAGCGTGCTGGAACCTTGAACCTACAGTTAGGCCAACCTTCAGCAAGATCATCCAGAACATGGGGCAGCTGCTCCACGCCTCGTCTGAGGAG GGGTACAAGAACATACTGAAAGAAGCTCGGAACTCCAAACCAGAGTCCTGTTACTCTTGTGGGGGTGGTGAGTCATGTGACCATGAAGATGAGGGACAGCCACTGATGAACACCAACAACTACCAGTTATGCTGA